From Myxococcota bacterium, one genomic window encodes:
- a CDS encoding type II toxin-antitoxin system RelE/ParE family toxin — protein MGLGKPLRYSLKGHRRLRVGDYRVVYRIEPQNQTVVIIAIKHRKDIYE, from the coding sequence ATTGGGCTTGGTAAGCCCCTTCGCTACAGTTTGAAGGGCCATCGCCGTTTGCGTGTTGGCGATTACCGCGTGGTATATCGAATCGAGCCTCAAAATCAGACGGTGGTTATTATCGCGATTAAACATCGAAAAGATATTTACGAATGA
- a CDS encoding DUF4382 domain-containing protein: MMHKSYLVALFAALLVACSSSEPTGKTYSVDTSQWEPNHNVGFYMTDQVDVSLSAGVAVNVDTFSHVYVTVTEVHLNATEGDSGWTSFKPVNPVRLDLLALQNDKTALLISGNIAAATYHQVRLVLSSTEGDNYVVLAKDGSRHNLATPSASQSGLKIKNLNVTIDAETKAAFILDFIASESIVSQGNGGYSLKPVIMAHFGKVSSEGTSVDATLKGSAYINR; this comes from the coding sequence ATGATGCACAAATCTTATTTAGTCGCTTTATTCGCAGCTCTTTTGGTGGCTTGCTCTAGTAGTGAGCCAACAGGGAAAACCTATTCTGTCGATACGTCGCAATGGGAACCGAACCACAATGTCGGTTTTTATATGACTGATCAGGTCGATGTTAGTCTTTCGGCTGGTGTTGCAGTAAATGTGGATACATTCAGCCATGTCTATGTCACGGTGACTGAAGTCCACCTAAATGCTACTGAAGGAGATTCAGGATGGACCTCGTTTAAACCGGTTAACCCAGTGAGGCTGGATCTGTTGGCGCTTCAAAACGATAAGACTGCGTTGCTGATTAGCGGCAATATTGCGGCTGCGACATATCATCAGGTGCGTTTGGTTCTGTCTTCCACTGAAGGAGATAACTATGTCGTGTTGGCCAAAGATGGTTCCCGGCACAATCTGGCCACGCCATCCGCTAGTCAAAGCGGCCTTAAGATAAAAAACCTCAACGTGACGATAGACGCTGAGACAAAAGCTGCCTTCATCTTGGACTTTATTGCAAGCGAAAGCATTGTTTCACAAGGCAATGGAGGTTATTCGCTGAAACCAGTTATCATGGCCCACTTTGGCAAGGTTTCGAGTGAAGGCACTAGTGTTGATGCCACATTGAAAGGTTCTGCTTATATAAATAGATAG
- a CDS encoding MFS transporter — translation MFSGRYAAWIMWFFGSVFYAYQYILRVMPNIMMEDIMTKYQINATVFGQFSGFYYIGYALVHIPVGILLDRYGPKKTMPVFMVLTVIGMAPLAFSDFWLYPIIGRALVGIGSSSAILGVFKIIRMSFAEEKFAWMLSLSVTIGLSGTIYGGAPVQYLHEHFGFEKVIMFGMIMGIALSILTYFVLPKYEASDSEQSIVREVWTVFGNTKVIGICILAGLMVGPLEGFADVWGTTFLKNVYGIDATVAAGLPSMMYIGMMFGGPFLSFIAEKTQSYLGVVFACALMMAIAFVALLTTSMSTAVLSVLFFVVGMLCAYQILAIAYAATCVPKQVAGLTSAVANMIIMLFGYFFHTVIGKVIDAFSMTAQGFVFGISVIPIALMIAAIGFGVMMARKTY, via the coding sequence ATGTTTTCAGGTAGATATGCCGCATGGATTATGTGGTTTTTCGGTTCGGTTTTTTATGCTTATCAATATATTTTAAGAGTGATGCCCAATATCATGATGGAAGACATCATGACAAAATATCAAATTAATGCGACGGTATTTGGGCAATTTTCTGGATTTTACTATATCGGTTATGCGTTGGTGCACATCCCCGTAGGAATTTTATTGGATCGATACGGGCCTAAAAAGACGATGCCTGTCTTTATGGTTTTGACGGTAATCGGTATGGCGCCTTTGGCGTTCAGTGATTTTTGGCTTTATCCCATTATCGGTCGTGCGTTGGTCGGTATTGGTTCGTCTTCAGCGATTTTGGGTGTGTTTAAAATCATTCGAATGTCGTTTGCCGAAGAAAAATTTGCCTGGATGCTGAGCCTTTCTGTGACCATTGGTCTGTCAGGCACCATTTACGGTGGGGCACCGGTTCAATATTTGCACGAACATTTTGGCTTCGAAAAAGTGATTATGTTTGGCATGATCATGGGAATTGCGCTGAGCATTTTGACCTATTTTGTTTTGCCTAAGTACGAAGCCAGTGACAGTGAACAAAGTATTGTTCGTGAAGTCTGGACCGTATTTGGAAATACCAAAGTGATTGGCATTTGCATCTTAGCGGGTCTTATGGTTGGACCGTTGGAAGGATTTGCGGACGTATGGGGAACCACTTTTCTAAAAAATGTCTATGGCATCGATGCGACCGTTGCTGCCGGCCTGCCATCGATGATGTATATCGGCATGATGTTTGGTGGTCCTTTCTTAAGCTTTATTGCTGAGAAAACACAAAGCTATTTAGGCGTTGTATTTGCTTGTGCGCTAATGATGGCTATCGCTTTTGTGGCATTGTTGACAACATCTATGAGTACAGCCGTGCTGTCTGTATTGTTTTTTGTTGTGGGCATGCTGTGTGCTTACCAAATATTGGCCATCGCTTATGCGGCAACATGTGTTCCTAAACAGGTTGCGGGCTTAACAAGTGCTGTCGCCAATATGATTATTATGCTTTTTGGATATTTCTTTCATACGGTGATTGGAAAGGTGATAGATGCATTTAGCATGACTGCCCAAGGGTTTGTCTTTGGTATTAGCGTGATACCCATTGCATTGATGATTGCCGCAATCGGGTTTGGCGTGATGATGGCTCGGAAGACTTATTAA
- a CDS encoding histidine phosphatase family protein, whose protein sequence is MNSGLALVVLLSLLTFHASLAAQTVYFIRHAESEGNVLLKKGLKDQHAALSDPSLTPYGKRQALTTRYYLELREIEAVVVSPMSRTLETAALVFGHSDVPFYVAPTVVEFCRSERKGILPCTIRPKNELKEKFTKFDFDSLDTNRAWGYHSESEAEFEKRVNDFKAWLRQWMRDRKFGTIAVVTHSGFLKTIFNTSSWFKNCQVFVASFDSDGRLIGIFD, encoded by the coding sequence ATGAATTCTGGTCTCGCACTTGTTGTTCTACTCTCACTTTTAACGTTCCACGCTAGTTTGGCTGCCCAAACTGTCTACTTTATTCGTCATGCCGAATCTGAAGGCAATGTGCTTTTGAAAAAAGGCCTAAAAGATCAACATGCTGCACTTTCAGACCCCAGTTTGACTCCGTACGGCAAACGACAAGCCCTTACAACTCGTTACTATTTGGAGCTAAGGGAAATCGAGGCAGTCGTTGTATCACCCATGAGCCGAACATTAGAGACAGCCGCTTTGGTCTTTGGCCATAGCGACGTACCATTTTACGTTGCACCAACGGTCGTTGAATTTTGTCGCTCCGAACGTAAGGGCATATTGCCTTGTACAATACGACCTAAAAACGAACTCAAAGAGAAATTTACAAAGTTCGACTTTGACTCCTTAGATACTAATCGGGCTTGGGGCTATCACTCAGAAAGCGAAGCCGAGTTTGAAAAGCGAGTTAATGATTTTAAAGCATGGTTACGTCAATGGATGAGAGACAGAAAATTTGGGACAATAGCTGTTGTCACCCATAGTGGCTTTCTGAAAACAATTTTTAATACATCTTCTTGGTTCAAAAACTGTCAGGTATTTGTCGCGTCATTCGATTCGGATGGTCGACTGATTGGCATTTTTGACTAG
- a CDS encoding response regulator, with product MPDAPLKKILYVEDVDDIRVIGEIAIGMNKSWEVISSSSGTDALQKASELLPDLIILDAMMPGMDGLSTMRALKSQDITKNIPVIFMTSKIQREEKAQYLAEGAIGVISKPFEPMGLAKEVQQIFEAAGRQ from the coding sequence ATGCCTGATGCGCCACTAAAAAAAATATTATACGTTGAAGATGTCGATGACATTAGAGTAATTGGTGAAATCGCCATTGGCATGAATAAAAGCTGGGAAGTGATTTCCAGTTCATCCGGAACAGATGCGCTTCAGAAAGCTTCTGAACTGCTGCCCGACCTGATTATTTTGGATGCCATGATGCCGGGTATGGATGGGCTTTCGACCATGAGAGCCCTCAAAAGCCAAGATATTACTAAAAATATCCCGGTGATCTTCATGACTTCAAAGATCCAGCGTGAAGAAAAGGCGCAATATCTGGCAGAAGGGGCAATTGGTGTGATTAGTAAGCCCTTTGAACCGATGGGATTAGCCAAAGAGGTCCAGCAAATTTTTGAGGCCGCGGGCCGGCAATGA
- a CDS encoding ATP-binding protein translates to MKARHVVIEVIFFLVATGGVMMLYNAMNASEEKLVKQIVARQAERIDLILANETKNKLSSLKRMGQRWEAAGGIPKDLWFEDAKNYINSITGLKKIERLGIDHAVIWSISSSDQNEQVPVDETALSNAAQLNRMVMTAPLEVAPHQKGFILYVPLKINGQNDGFFEAVFYTDEFFKHVVIDSLADWYEVKVSYQGNTVFENKTHDSLEKNFSVSQTLRWYDDQWLLTLIPTKSFIDSNFTRLPLVVLLGGILVVILICLAFHAMSVSRWRAKRLGQLNRFNEDIMSSAVHLIIATDLDGKIQVFNRAAESTLGYQADEVIGRLTPAIWHDKEEIVKRAAELSEEMGRFIPPGPEVFTFKTIQEGVESREWTFIRKDGSKFPGNLIMTARRNEKGGIIGYLGVIENISAHKEAERIKSEFISIISHELRTPLTSIRGSLGIVLGDSAKELPPKISTLLQIANKNCERLILLINDILDIDKIAAGKMRFDMQDVSLADITKQAVQVNQAYAERLNVRIELAPLDESIRVVLDPDRYVQVLSNLLSNAAKFSPSGGQIEVLSAVEDSKVRIYVQDHGPGIPEEFQSKIFGKFSQADSSDTRAKEGTGLGLHISKQIVSKMNGNIGFDTEPGKGTTFWIEFERLQYTAGAETSLPRILHIEDDIDFTRIISLALNGTAELVRATSLRQAEYYLRKQHFDLIILDVGMPDGSGIDLLDQLDSIVSEPLPVVILSADTVMPEVQRQVAASIVKAKMSEAKIIDIIKNILKERV, encoded by the coding sequence ATGAAGGCGCGTCACGTTGTTATTGAGGTCATCTTTTTCCTCGTAGCGACTGGCGGGGTGATGATGCTCTACAACGCGATGAATGCGTCTGAAGAGAAGCTGGTTAAACAAATTGTGGCAAGGCAGGCTGAAAGAATTGACTTGATCCTGGCCAATGAAACTAAAAATAAACTCTCGTCTTTGAAACGTATGGGGCAACGCTGGGAAGCGGCTGGGGGAATCCCCAAGGACCTTTGGTTTGAAGACGCAAAGAATTATATTAACTCCATCACGGGCCTTAAAAAAATCGAAAGGCTCGGCATAGATCATGCAGTTATCTGGAGCATTTCGTCTTCAGACCAAAATGAGCAGGTGCCGGTAGATGAAACCGCCCTGAGCAATGCGGCGCAGTTAAATAGAATGGTCATGACGGCGCCGCTTGAAGTAGCGCCACATCAAAAGGGATTTATTTTGTATGTGCCACTCAAAATAAACGGCCAAAATGACGGTTTCTTTGAAGCGGTATTTTATACTGATGAGTTTTTTAAGCATGTTGTTATTGATAGCCTAGCCGACTGGTATGAAGTCAAAGTTTCCTATCAAGGAAATACGGTTTTTGAGAACAAAACGCACGATTCGTTGGAGAAGAATTTCTCAGTCTCTCAGACATTGAGATGGTATGACGACCAATGGTTGCTAACTTTAATCCCAACGAAAAGTTTTATAGACAGCAATTTTACTAGGCTTCCTCTGGTAGTACTTTTGGGAGGAATTTTAGTCGTTATCTTGATCTGCCTAGCCTTTCATGCCATGTCGGTCAGCAGGTGGCGTGCAAAACGCCTGGGTCAGTTAAATCGCTTTAATGAAGATATTATGTCCAGCGCAGTGCATCTAATTATCGCAACTGACTTGGATGGCAAAATACAAGTATTTAACCGAGCGGCCGAAAGTACCTTGGGTTATCAAGCGGACGAAGTTATCGGCCGTCTTACCCCTGCCATTTGGCATGACAAAGAAGAGATTGTGAAACGCGCGGCTGAGCTGAGCGAAGAAATGGGCCGCTTCATACCTCCCGGTCCTGAAGTCTTTACTTTTAAAACGATTCAAGAAGGCGTGGAATCGAGAGAGTGGACGTTTATTCGTAAGGATGGCTCGAAATTCCCTGGCAATCTAATTATGACTGCAAGGCGCAACGAGAAGGGCGGGATCATCGGTTATTTAGGAGTCATCGAAAACATTTCCGCTCATAAAGAAGCGGAACGCATCAAAAGCGAGTTTATTTCGATTATTAGTCATGAACTCCGTACGCCGCTTACATCCATTCGCGGCTCATTGGGCATTGTGCTCGGAGACTCAGCGAAGGAACTACCACCGAAAATCTCTACTTTGCTTCAGATTGCCAATAAGAACTGTGAGCGCCTGATTTTACTGATTAACGACATCTTGGATATTGACAAGATAGCAGCAGGAAAGATGCGTTTCGATATGCAGGACGTCTCGCTCGCAGACATCACCAAGCAGGCTGTTCAGGTTAATCAGGCCTATGCAGAAAGGCTTAATGTCCGAATCGAACTTGCGCCTCTAGATGAAAGCATCCGCGTGGTCTTAGATCCAGACCGTTATGTGCAGGTGCTATCAAATCTATTGTCGAATGCGGCCAAGTTTTCGCCAAGTGGTGGACAGATCGAGGTGCTTTCGGCTGTCGAGGACTCCAAAGTTCGCATCTATGTGCAAGATCACGGTCCTGGCATTCCTGAAGAGTTTCAATCTAAGATTTTCGGCAAATTTAGTCAGGCTGATTCTTCAGACACACGCGCCAAAGAGGGTACCGGCCTTGGCTTACACATTTCTAAACAGATTGTGTCTAAAATGAACGGCAATATTGGCTTCGACACCGAACCTGGCAAAGGAACAACCTTTTGGATCGAATTCGAACGGCTTCAGTATACTGCAGGCGCAGAAACTTCTTTGCCGCGCATACTGCACATTGAAGATGACATTGATTTCACCCGCATTATTTCGTTAGCCTTAAACGGAACGGCTGAGCTGGTCAGGGCAACCTCTCTGCGGCAAGCTGAGTATTACTTAAGAAAGCAGCATTTTGACCTAATTATCCTAGACGTTGGCATGCCCGATGGATCCGGCATCGATTTGCTTGATCAATTAGACAGCATTGTCTCAGAGCCTTTGCCTGTGGTTATTCTGTCTGCCGACACGGTCATGCCAGAAGTACAAAGGCAGGTGGCCGCTTCCATCGTAAAGGCCAAAATGTCCGAAGCCAAAATCATCGACATCATTAAGAATATTTTGAAAGAGCGTGTATAA
- a CDS encoding type II toxin-antitoxin system VapC family toxin has translation MKQVVLDTHALIWHLTAPKRLGKAAHRAMTQVDAGKAIAIIPAIVAVELALIREAGRRVPGPPELESLVKQHPGFRIQSIDLAHAIEFMLLGSLKDPFDRLIVATARVSGIPLLTADERITNSSLIQTIWD, from the coding sequence ATGAAACAAGTCGTTTTGGACACTCATGCGCTTATTTGGCATCTTACTGCCCCGAAGCGATTGGGGAAAGCGGCCCATCGAGCCATGACTCAAGTAGATGCAGGTAAAGCAATTGCAATTATTCCTGCTATTGTAGCTGTGGAGTTAGCCCTTATCAGAGAAGCCGGACGACGGGTGCCTGGGCCTCCAGAGTTGGAATCTCTTGTGAAGCAGCATCCTGGCTTTCGAATTCAATCGATTGACTTGGCACACGCCATTGAGTTTATGCTGTTGGGCTCATTAAAAGATCCTTTTGACCGGCTGATTGTTGCCACGGCTCGTGTCTCTGGGATACCGCTATTGACCGCAGATGAGCGAATTACCAATTCAAGTCTTATTCAAACGATTTGGGATTAG
- a CDS encoding regulatory protein RecX: MTPEFKTARSAAMDRCSRRETSSADLMTYLYKKGYAKDIARAVCEEMVASNFINDERYAGLWVRAQALRGKGALWIRSKLNEKGIQLSVQQIKALLQEATNVSEEDTARRLIERKYPGAANDPKIALRASQMLLRNGYSFDIVRRINARPNPKSFE; the protein is encoded by the coding sequence ATGACCCCCGAATTCAAAACAGCCAGAAGTGCCGCTATGGACAGGTGCAGCCGCCGCGAAACGTCATCCGCGGATTTAATGACCTATCTCTACAAAAAAGGCTACGCAAAGGATATAGCCCGCGCCGTTTGTGAAGAGATGGTTGCGTCTAACTTCATTAATGACGAGCGCTACGCCGGGCTATGGGTGCGCGCTCAAGCGCTGCGCGGCAAAGGTGCGTTATGGATACGTAGCAAGCTGAACGAAAAAGGCATTCAGCTTTCCGTGCAGCAAATCAAAGCCTTGCTTCAAGAAGCAACGAACGTCAGCGAAGAAGATACCGCTCGGCGATTGATCGAGCGCAAATACCCAGGCGCAGCAAACGACCCGAAGATTGCTCTAAGAGCCAGCCAAATGCTGCTGCGCAATGGTTATTCGTTTGATATTGTGCGGCGCATCAATGCTAGACCTAATCCCAAATCGTTTGAATAA
- the ruvC gene encoding crossover junction endodeoxyribonuclease RuvC, which translates to MRRIIGIDPGSRKTGVGIIDYDIAQRKIHLVHATVLRLDLETELHTRLGELAERLQSVLELYQPHHAVLEDVFSGEHPRAALILGQARGACLAMLGLKKIEVTAMAPRKVKQAMTGTGSASKDQVGEMVRVLLKLDKKPAEDAGDALALAMSHLLAPEGLKIPRVSAKKSRDGLMALAQAQGLLK; encoded by the coding sequence ATGCGGCGTATTATTGGCATAGATCCCGGTTCGCGAAAAACCGGTGTGGGTATCATTGACTATGATATTGCACAAAGAAAAATTCACTTGGTTCATGCCACGGTGTTGCGCCTTGATTTGGAGACAGAACTGCATACACGACTTGGCGAGCTGGCCGAGCGGTTGCAATCAGTATTAGAGCTTTATCAGCCGCATCATGCTGTCTTGGAAGATGTATTTTCGGGTGAGCATCCCCGTGCAGCGTTGATTTTAGGTCAAGCGCGTGGCGCTTGTCTCGCCATGCTGGGCCTCAAAAAAATTGAAGTCACGGCGATGGCTCCCCGAAAAGTAAAACAGGCTATGACTGGCACAGGCAGTGCGAGCAAAGATCAAGTGGGCGAGATGGTTCGCGTATTATTAAAGCTCGATAAAAAGCCTGCTGAGGACGCTGGCGATGCGCTGGCTTTGGCGATGTCTCATTTGCTGGCACCGGAAGGTTTAAAGATCCCGCGCGTTAGTGCGAAGAAATCCCGAGACGGGTTAATGGCGCTTGCGCAGGCTCAAGGTCTGCTGAAATAA
- a CDS encoding chloride channel protein — protein MILKRLTATILVGITAGLLGMGLALLLHALQTIAFGTHSADFLRAVENASPERRLIVVISGGLLGGIGWWLLYHFGKPLVSISQAVQNNHPMPPVKTVLGGILQITSAALGSPLGREVAPRELGALSAQWLCKKFDLTPADTRTLIACGAGAGLAAIYNVPLAGALFALEVILRKVSLQLACQAFFVSGLAVLVSWIGLKNQPAYHIAPMHLTVSLIVWSLIAGLLLNFLGVQFKKAAQRMKSSAPKNWRLPVFCFINFALLGILSVYYPALLGNGKSPARLEFDHEINLWLTGILLILRIFFTLSTVRTGLPGGLLTPSLAIGALLSALLGAGWNMIWPGSELNAFAIIGAAVFLGAAQSMPVTSAVMIFEFTRMDLRFALPVALAIGIPWLFQQTLSLRKRH, from the coding sequence ATGATTCTCAAGCGACTGACGGCCACCATCTTGGTCGGTATTACCGCCGGCCTGCTGGGCATGGGCTTAGCCCTGCTCTTGCACGCTTTGCAAACTATAGCTTTTGGAACTCACTCCGCCGATTTTTTAAGGGCGGTCGAAAATGCTTCACCTGAGCGCAGGCTAATCGTTGTCATCAGTGGGGGTCTACTCGGCGGCATAGGCTGGTGGCTCTTATACCACTTCGGCAAACCTCTAGTCAGCATTTCCCAAGCGGTGCAAAACAACCACCCTATGCCGCCCGTGAAAACAGTCCTGGGCGGTATCTTACAAATCACCTCAGCAGCGCTGGGCTCACCGCTTGGGCGAGAAGTTGCCCCACGGGAACTTGGGGCTTTAAGCGCACAATGGCTTTGCAAAAAATTCGACCTCACACCGGCGGATACGCGCACGCTTATTGCCTGTGGTGCAGGCGCGGGCCTTGCGGCGATTTATAACGTCCCTTTAGCAGGTGCGCTATTTGCGCTGGAAGTCATCTTGCGGAAAGTCAGCTTGCAACTTGCTTGCCAAGCTTTTTTTGTCTCTGGCCTCGCGGTCTTGGTCTCATGGATTGGGCTCAAAAATCAGCCTGCCTATCACATAGCGCCCATGCATCTGACGGTATCATTGATTGTCTGGTCTCTCATTGCTGGATTACTGCTGAACTTTTTAGGCGTGCAATTTAAAAAAGCTGCACAGCGCATGAAAAGCAGCGCTCCAAAAAACTGGCGGCTGCCGGTATTTTGCTTTATCAACTTCGCGTTGTTAGGTATCTTATCCGTCTATTATCCAGCGTTGTTGGGCAACGGCAAAAGTCCAGCTCGATTAGAATTCGATCACGAAATCAATTTATGGCTGACGGGAATCTTGCTGATCCTACGGATTTTCTTCACGCTCTCAACGGTGAGAACTGGCCTGCCTGGCGGATTATTAACCCCATCGTTGGCTATTGGCGCATTGTTATCTGCATTGCTGGGTGCTGGCTGGAACATGATATGGCCAGGCTCAGAGCTCAACGCTTTTGCAATTATCGGCGCCGCGGTATTTTTAGGCGCCGCACAAAGCATGCCGGTCACGTCGGCTGTGATGATTTTTGAATTCACGCGCATGGATCTGAGGTTCGCTCTCCCGGTTGCGTTGGCAATCGGCATTCCGTGGTTATTTCAGCAGACCTTGAGCCTGCGCAAGCGCCATTAA
- a CDS encoding potassium-transporting ATPase subunit C encodes MGPVLFFLSMLVVTGLLYPLAVTGVVRVIFPEKSAGSLIVKDGKVIGSELIAQPFTNPKYFWPRPSASNYHAVPSAASNLAPTNPQFPKQGEPTSSGSGLDPHITLEMALDQIDRIASARGVDRKTVESVLTGKHHMNVLLANLELDIIAP; translated from the coding sequence ATGGGCCCAGTGTTGTTCTTTTTATCGATGCTTGTTGTTACCGGGCTTTTGTATCCCCTGGCGGTTACCGGGGTCGTCAGAGTGATTTTCCCTGAAAAAAGCGCTGGCAGCCTCATTGTAAAAGACGGCAAAGTCATCGGCAGTGAACTCATTGCTCAGCCTTTCACCAACCCAAAATATTTCTGGCCGAGACCTTCCGCCAGCAACTATCATGCAGTACCTTCAGCAGCCAGCAACTTGGCGCCGACCAACCCGCAGTTTCCTAAGCAAGGCGAGCCTACCAGCTCAGGCAGTGGTCTTGATCCGCACATCACTTTAGAAATGGCGCTCGACCAAATTGACCGCATTGCAAGCGCTAGAGGTGTCGACCGAAAGACTGTCGAGTCGGTGCTCACCGGCAAGCACCATATGAATGTGTTGCTCGCCAATCTGGAATTAGACATTATAGCCCCATGA
- the icd gene encoding NADP-dependent isocitrate dehydrogenase, whose translation MTESTVVPYIEGDGTGPDIWRASQRVFDAAVEKAYQGKRKIEWLEVYAGEKAFRKFGNWLPDETLEAFKKHKIGIKGPLTTPVGGGIRSLNVALRQILDLYVCLRPVRWFQGVPSPVKRPESVDMVIFRENTEDIYAGIEYAAESAEAQKLIAFLQKEMGVNKIRFPETSAIGIKPVSKQGTERLVKSAIEYALKEKRKSVTFVHKGNIMKYTEGGFRDWGYALAKRDFRDQIITERESWILNDPSKNPTNLEPGFDMMTESQQRAIVDEINQVWSTLSPAHLGKVMIKDSIADITLQQVLTRPKEFDVIATLNLNGDYLSDALAAQVGGIGIAPGGNINYQTGHAIFEATHGTAPKYAGLDKVNPGSVILSGEMMLRYMGWNEAADLIIKGMDGAISDKQVTYDFHRLMEGATLLKCSEFAGAVIGHM comes from the coding sequence ATGACCGAATCCACAGTTGTTCCTTATATTGAAGGCGACGGCACCGGCCCAGATATTTGGCGGGCCAGCCAGCGTGTTTTTGATGCAGCGGTAGAAAAAGCCTATCAAGGTAAACGAAAAATCGAGTGGCTTGAAGTCTACGCAGGCGAAAAAGCATTCCGCAAATTCGGCAACTGGCTTCCTGATGAGACGTTGGAAGCATTCAAAAAACACAAGATTGGCATCAAAGGCCCGCTGACCACCCCTGTTGGCGGCGGTATTCGCTCCCTCAACGTGGCGCTACGTCAAATCCTTGATCTTTATGTCTGCCTACGCCCAGTGCGATGGTTTCAAGGTGTACCCTCGCCTGTTAAACGCCCTGAAAGCGTTGACATGGTTATCTTCCGAGAAAACACCGAGGACATCTACGCTGGCATCGAATACGCCGCTGAAAGCGCTGAAGCTCAGAAATTAATCGCCTTTTTGCAAAAGGAAATGGGCGTTAATAAAATCAGGTTTCCTGAAACCAGCGCCATCGGTATCAAGCCAGTGTCCAAACAAGGCACTGAACGCTTAGTCAAAAGCGCCATCGAATACGCTTTGAAAGAAAAGCGTAAAAGCGTGACCTTTGTGCACAAAGGCAACATCATGAAATACACCGAAGGTGGCTTTCGTGATTGGGGTTATGCCTTGGCCAAGCGCGATTTCAGAGACCAAATCATTACCGAGAGAGAATCGTGGATTTTAAATGACCCGAGCAAAAATCCAACCAATTTAGAGCCAGGCTTTGATATGATGACTGAAAGCCAGCAGCGCGCTATTGTCGATGAAATCAATCAAGTTTGGAGCACTTTGTCGCCGGCTCATTTGGGCAAGGTGATGATTAAAGACTCCATCGCAGACATCACCTTACAGCAAGTGCTGACTAGGCCGAAAGAGTTTGACGTGATTGCAACGCTGAATCTCAATGGCGATTATTTAAGCGATGCGCTGGCAGCGCAAGTCGGCGGCATTGGCATCGCGCCTGGTGGCAATATCAACTATCAAACAGGCCATGCCATTTTCGAAGCGACGCATGGCACAGCACCGAAATATGCAGGTCTTGATAAAGTGAACCCAGGTTCAGTGATATTGTCCGGCGAGATGATGCTCAGATATATGGGTTGGAACGAAGCCGCCGACTTGATTATCAAGGGCATGGACGGCGCGATCTCAGACAAGCAAGTGACCTACGATTTCCACCGGCTAATGGAAGGTGCAACACTCCTAAAGTGCTCCGAATTCGCCGGCGCCGTCATCGGTCACATGTAA